Genomic window (Amyelois transitella isolate CPQ chromosome 31, ilAmyTran1.1, whole genome shotgun sequence):
TAAAAGGAGAGAaatcctaaaaaaaaatatattcctcGGTCCATTTTGACATCTGTCAAATTTTGGCGGGAATCGTAACGTGATCTTTCTCGTTTTGGATCTCCGCCAAAAAAGACGCGAATAACAGTAATTTGTGCATAGTATCTTCACGCAATTTAAAGTGAATACCAGGAATTACGTCTAAGAACTACATAGTTTCCCGGCTCACATAATTGTTCATGTAAACATCCCAAAATGTACAGACGTTTTTTCAAGATTTCTTATGCTTAAACAACGTCACTATAATTACAtttgtgataaattttataccgGGACTTCGCTCCAGTGGGAATTCCTAAAAGCATTGGCAGCTGGTTCAATTATAACAATGTATCTAAACGTAACAAAAACCTTGTCCGATGAAcaaataagatataaaaagtgaaatgtaaaacaaaaagaaattaggaaataaagtataaatttaaaaactttaatttcccCAATATTTGATATTGACAATGAAAATCGACATGCCCAAGTGTAGCCATATAAAGTTACTgtctgtaaaattaaatttcatatacttttaatacatatatatagtacaTAATCAGAGATCGGATATTCggatgcatatttacctaaagtaGGGGTATTGGATTAGTATGGAACGTacttctgtaaaaaaaaaccacgtGGTATAATTCTGGAATCCCggtaagtaggtaattttttaataaatatccatcacttatgtttataaaggtgtttatcatacctaatatacgataagtttcaatttcttgtttaataaaatttcagggattcaaaataattcgaaTCCCGAAAGCAAGAAGCCGCCTCCATACTTTCTTAGCCgaaatattagtttaggtaaatatgcatccGATTATCCGATCTCTATACATAATTCATATGAATTCTGTCACACACATAAATAGAACGTTTAGATACTTCCCAAGATGACGTTCAAAGCTCGGACAGAGTTTTCGTTACAAATATTCTACAGTCGCCCGTagtcaaatacatatatcaaaaTACAAACCAATATTAAAGCGGTCAGGTGTCCCTGCAGGTGACAGTACCGATGTGTAAAAGGTAAGTTTTGATCAATGCAGTGGCCGTGCCATAATAAATtcacctaattttttttttattatacatttctctcaagtaattttaatttaacaatctttaaattacatttatgaCGAACTATTAtgcaaaacaatatttatgcaTGATGACCTGAAACCTTTTTACTATAAACccgaataaatatttacattatattctaCGACCTTGGGTAACTTACAACGCAGATAATTTAGATGGACCgccatttttttgtttagtgCAATCTGGAtccggtgccgtgtggtcgtaaaaggcgaccaagggataggcttataaacttgtaggtaggcgatggactagcaacctgtcactatttgaatctaaattccaacATGAATCCATCataacgtggcctctcagtttTGTCTctcactgttggctctgtctaccccgcaagggacatagacgtgactatatgtatgtaaaattaggATAATGCGACCTCGCTTTTTACGTTTAATTCTTAATTACGACAGTGTAAAATCAAGTAATTTCATGTTACTTTTTATACGACAAAATTAGCCGGTCCCTTTGACATAATTACGTCCGAattctaaattaatttgaacgaTCACGCTTGCCAACGAATTGCACTATTTAAAAAGGCACACATGCCACTAAAACCCCATTGATTttacttttcaaatttttatgcaatataatataattttactaaataccatttttttttttcataataaatttacgACAAAACTAAGTTAtgcgtaaaaaaaatatgtgtaggTACCGTTTCGAAATTACGCAACTGTAATATAACAATTGCTTTTTATGTCAGAAGATTTTATgcgtaataaataatctttatgtGTTCCAACCTCaatataaacttatattacattttgcatcaaccaaaaaaagaattttgtgACTTGTTGTACccagtatattttttcttcttttaaatttcactaagtacctatataaaaaaacaaaataaacatatttccaattaaataaatctgaataataaaatatctatctGGAGCTCAAgacttaaaaacaattataccAATAGTAACGAtgattaacatatttatataatcacgtctaatcccttacggggtagacagagccgatagtctcgaaaagactgaaaggccaattGTGTTCAAATTACTATGGTATAGACTACcgaacatacattcatatagtcacgtctgtatccctcacagggtagacagagccaatagtctaaGTAGACTAccgaataacaaaaatattaaaatccatTGACAATACAATCAACAtactattaatatataaatattatctcaatcctaatctcagttctatctttaagcagctaacagctgaacgtggcctatcagtctatcaACACAGCTttctctatctaccccgcaaagaataCAAACGTGATATATATGAATGACCGAATGATTCGTTTTACAATTTAACCccgcataaaataataatcacaatTCACAGTAAATCTGAATGTTTAAATATGATCTGCGAACCCGCTACCCGATGGTAAGCGGTCACCCCGTTGTTACCCTCGGTCTTTATTGCTCTCTAGCCGAACGTGAGCTCATCTGTCCTCTGCGTTGCTATTGGCATGCGCGTGCGCACTACCCTTCCGCCCGTTCAGGTGTAACAGACAACCTACGGCGCCGAAATACctgaaaatagaataaataaaataataatatataggtaaataatctatactatataatattataaagctaaagagttcgtttgtttgtttgaacgcgctaatctcaggaacgaCTGGtccaaaatgaaaaaatatttttgtgttgaatagaccatttatcggggaaggctttaggctatacaacatcacgctgcaactataagaatcgaagtaataatggaaaatgtgaaaaaaaaaacgggaaaaatttattaaaccctcaatttcaatgatgcccaaaataactatttcgcacagctatatttaataaattagcttaattaatgttttttaaccgggactaaagccaagatGAACAAGATAAAGCCTCTTCTCACCCCTCGTGCTCCAAGAACAGCGCTTTCAAGGAGCCCCTGGACCAGTAGGTCATGGCGTATGACAGCAGCTTCATGGAGAGCGGGTTCACGCGGAGAAAGTTGCCACAGAACACCACCTggagacaaaaaaaattaggaaaaattattattgaaattcatTCAATGCCGTGAGGTTTCAAgcattttttgtactggtgccgtgcggttcccggcaccaatacaaaaaagaataggaccactccatctctctcccattgATATATTTTCCAACTCATCCTCTCGATCCCCTAGTTGCTgttatgcagagatcgtggcaagtggaaataagtagtctctgcttacccctccgggaaagaggcgtgattttatgtatgtatgtataatttccaACTCACCCTCTCGATGCCCTAGTTGCTgttatgcagagatcgtggcaagtggaaatcagtagtctctgcctacccctccgggagagtggcgtgattttatgtatgtattgtatgtgtTCGCGCCCAATACGAGGAACGGAACGCAATGCCGGGGAAGTGACGACTGCGTGCGCACACGTCATTTAGTATAAGTAAAATAGCGTGCTTGtacagtatgtatgtatgtatgtatatatatttcccAACTCACCCTCTCGATGCCCTCGTTGCTGTTATgctgagatcgtggcaagtggaaagtggtaatctctgcctacccctccgggaaaggggcgtgattttatgtatgtatgtatagaatagaatagatttattttcaaaattggatacaaggtatcacttattgacgtcacataacttaaatctaattataactactaccgcttccaaagcgcatgtgtagaagaagcggcggaacaaactacactatagatgtagctgaacgtggcctatcagtattttcaagactgtttgccctgtctaccccgcaagggatatagacgtgaccatgtgtatgtatgtatgtttaaaaagatatatattttccaaCTCACCCTCTCGATGCCCTCGTTGCTGGCGCACAGCCGCGCTATGGAGCCGATGTTGTTCGTGATGGTGACCAGCGTGGCGCGCGCCAGGTCCTCGCGGGAGACCTTCGCCCGGCGGTCAGACGAGCACATGTGGCCGAAGCTGGAGGCGAGAAACAAAAATCAGAGATGAGAAACTGGGTGAGAAATAGTGagaaactatattttaaaggTGAGAAACTAAACGTAAAaattacatctatatcccttgcggggtagagagctgacagccttgaaaagactgaaaggttacgtgcagctgtatgacttataatgatggaattgtgattcaaatagtggcaggttgctaggttctcgcctacaaaaagattCTCAAGAGTTTATTACCCGTTCCCCTAGTCGcgctttacgacatccattggaaaaagACACGAGTGAACTGACGAGATTTGTATCGTGAAGCCAttaagttgaacgtggcctttcagccttttcggggctgttggctctgtataccccgcaatacatacaatacgtgattaaatatatatgtttgtatgtatgttactatACAACCACCGTTCTTCCGGCCACCAAAAAGCATATAGAATATAATTTGTAGCGCATTAATTCAAATGGTAGTGATATTAAATCCGATATGAcggtttttttaaactatagtaaaaggaaaaatttatGGAAAGAGTGGAAGAGAAagaccaaaaataaaactagtttGTAATTTAggaatttaacttttttttcaattaggtAGATTTGTTAATAGCATAGTTTAGAAATTGTAATGATCACATTTTGTCAACTTTATCCGctttaagccgaacagctcaacgtggccttttagtctttccaagactgttggctctgtctaccccgcaagggatatagacgtgactgtatgtatttttaatttacttaaaaaaatgttaaacatattttgatcagttcaaagaaaataacaaacaaaacgaACGATGAATGTAGGAAGCTCCACGTAACtccacaaaatacaaaagcgTATTCCCCCCCCCCCGCCCTCCCCCTGTACACCCCCACCCTCCCCCTATACACCCCACCCTCCCCCGCACACCCCCACCCTCCCCCTGCACACCCCCACCTTTCCCTGTACACCCCCACCCTTCCCCTGTACACCCCTCCCTCCCCCTGCACACCCCTACCCTCCCCCTGTACACCCCCACCTATCCCTGTACACCCCCACCTCCCCCTGCACCCCCCACCTCACCCTGCACACCCCCACCTATCCCTGTACACCCCCACCCTCCCCTTGTACACCCCCACCCTCCCCCTATACACCCCACCCTCCCCTGCACACCCCCACCCTCCCCCTGCACACCCCCACCTTTCCCTGTACACCCCCACCCTTCCCCTGTACACCCCTCCCTCCCCCTGCACACCCCTACCCTCCCCCTGTACACCCCCACCTATCCCTGTACACCCCCACCTCCCCCTGCACCCCCCACCTCACCCTGCACACCCCCACCTATCCCTGTACACCCCCACCCTCCCCCAGTACACTCCCACCCTCCCCTGCACACCCCCACCCTCCCCCTGCACACCCCCACCTTTCCCTGTACACCCCCACCCTCCCCCAGTACACTCCCACCCTCCCCCAGTACACTCCCACCCTCCCCCTGTACACCCCCACCCTCCCCCGTGTACACCCCCACCCTCCCCTGCACACCCCCACCCTCCCCCTGCACACCCCCACCCTCCCCATGCACACCCCCACCCTCCCCCGGCACACCCCCACCCTCCCCCTGCACACCGCCACAGCAAGCGACACATCCCCCCGCGCGCCCGTTACCTGCTAGCCACCAGGTCGCCGGGCAGACCGAACCTAGCGTAGTCACCGCCGTATATGTCCCGCACCAGCTTGTCCACGGTCGTGTTGTCCCCGGACGCGGCGAGGGATATCGCCTCCTCGAAGCTGCTGCAGCCTGTCAGCAGGCAGCACAGTCCGAGGAAGGTGCCGCCGCCGAGACTGCGCGTgagtataatgataaatatacaCAGCTTTGCTGGTGAAGCTGACAATacaatgtatatgtatatgagttgcccataacaaaaaaatccgtgtgggttcccggcatcaataacaaaaaagaataggaccactcattctttataccatggatgtcgtagaaggcgactgagggattataaacttgggattatttttaggcgacgggctagcaacctcccactattttattctaaattctATCGTTTATCATGGCGGCTCTGTCCGCACCGcaaggtatatgtatgtatgtaaaaaataacatatgtagtagaaacatagtacctacattaagaatatgttgagcaaagcaaaaagatatagacatgtctatatgtatgtatgtttaatctataatcagtgtagtttgttccgccgcttcttctacacacgtgcttcggaagcggtagtagttacaattagatttaagtgatgcgacggcaataagtaggtacctataggtACCTTGTACAGTACTACCACTTTAGTGCGCCATTTGAACGCGGAATCAAAACCGTTCGCTATTGGCTAATTGCGTACGCGCCATGTCTGGAGTTCGCAGGAGCGCCACGCCCTCGCGGTAGTCGGTAATGAGCGAGATAAACGAATCCTGTTGTTTTGCGATTTAAAATCCTATGCAGTAGCAATAAGTTCGTTATTTCACTGATGTTTTCATTCGGCCAGATTCGGCGGTCGGTTGTTCTAATATCTGCGCCGTCGAACAATgccgataaataaataaataaagatgtatgggacaaattacacagattgagttagcctcgaagtaagttcgaaacttgtgttacgagatactaactcaacgatactatattttataacaaatacttatatagataaacatccaagacccaggccaatcagaaaaagttcttttctcatcatgccctggccgggattcgaacccgggacctccggtgtcacagacaagcgtactaccgctgcgccacagaggccgtcgccGATGtgacttataaaattggtagACCTGtatcgaattttgaaaataaatctattctattaccTATATATACCAATACAAACCTTGTGCCGCTGACCCTGTAATAGTCCTCGGGCCCGTTCACCACCAGCATCGAGACGCCGCTGCCGACATTCACCAGCAGGAACGGGTACGGGTTGGAGAAGTTGAACGGTTTCCTCACGTAAACGCTCAACGCCGCTTCCGAATACGGCGGCTGGTCAGGAGtgataaacatttatttatttatttatgtacacaaaattatatacagaagcaacaaacattgtttgttttttgttgttgcgtttttttctataggcgccgtgtggtttccggcactttagaatttatttagaGAATTTATGACCTTCTTATGTTATTACTTAACAGGTCATAAATTCTTGTTATACTGTTCtgttggtgccgtgtggttcccggcaccaattcaaaaaagaataggaccactccatctctttcccgcggatgtcgttaaaggcgaataagggataggcttgtaaaattgggattcttcttgtaagcttgtatgtttgtttatacatacatataatcacgtcttttaaACTTACCGTgaaggcagagccaacagtcttgaaaagactgataggccacgttcagctgtttggattaatgatagaattgagagtcaaatagtgacaggttgctagcccttcgcccAAAATAAGAGTCCCAAgattacaagcctatcccttaatcgctcttaaacgatatccatgggaaaacgatgcagtggtcctattctctttttctatcggtaccgagaaccacacggcaccaacaGAACAGTATAACAAGAATTTATGACCTTAATAGGTCATAAATTCTTGTTATACTGTTCTGTAATAACTTGATAGGTCATTAATTCTCTAAATTCTAAAGTACCGCTGTGagaacttataaataaataggttcttcttattatttcaggcgatggtactagcaacctgtcactattcgaatttcaattacatcattaagcctgTCATcatcttttcatgactgttggctctgtttaccccgcaagggatacagacgtgattatatgtatgtatgtatatgtaagttattaattattaagttaatgTACACCAAAGGTCAAGTTTTAGCGAAACCTTGTAAATGAGTTTATGATCGCAGTTCAAACgtacatatagccacgtctatatcccttgcgggatagacacagcctacagtctcgaaaaactgCTGAACGAACCCAATGTTGCCAGATTAATGAAATGTGCTTTCCCGACAATGTTTGCGgtataaaatagtaaattgacgttcggtgaaaatgctgcagtgtagtttgtttcgccgct
Coding sequences:
- the LOC106138606 gene encoding pantothenate kinase 3 isoform X4, translating into MDNVTIRGRRGTLHFIRFPTSEVGAFLQLARSKGMADLVNTIYATGGGAYKFEEDFIKEVNMRLSKMDELDALIAGVLFVDQMYAQECYYWAPRDEPAPATDSTRRSESDSPPYSEAALSVYVRKPFNFSNPYPFLLVNVGSGVSMLVVNGPEDYYRVSGTSLGGGTFLGLCCLLTGCSSFEEAISLAASGDNTTVDKLVRDIYGGDYARFGLPGDLVASSFGHMCSSDRRAKVSREDLARATLVTITNNIGSIARLCASNEGIERVVFCGNFLRVNPLSMKLLSYAMTYWSRGSLKALFLEHEGYFGAVGCLLHLNGRKGSAHAHANSNAEDR
- the LOC106138606 gene encoding pantothenate kinase 3 isoform X1; its protein translation is MDNVTIRGRRGTLHFIRFPTSEVGAFLQLARSKGMADLVNTIYATGGGAYKFEEDFIKEVNMRLSKMDELDALIAGVLFVDQMYAQECYYWAPRDEPAPATDSTRRSESDSVRLTPSGWPETDPWPPYSEAALSVYVRKPFNFSNPYPFLLVNVGSGVSMLVVNGPEDYYRVSGTSLGGGTFLGLCCLLTGCSSFEEAISLAASGDNTTVDKLVRDIYGGDYARFGLPGDLVASSFGHMCSSDRRAKVSREDLARATLVTITNNIGSIARLCASNEGIERVVFCGNFLRVNPLSMKLLSYAMTYWSRGSLKALFLEHEGYFGAVGCLLHLNGRKGSAHAHANSNAEDR
- the LOC106138606 gene encoding pantothenate kinase 3 isoform X2, whose product is MDNVTIRGRRGTLHFIRFPTSEVGAFLQLARSKGMADLVNTIYATGGGAYKFEEDFIKEVNMRLSKMDELDALIAGVLFVDQMYAQECYYWAPRDEPAPATDSTRRSESDSLTPSGWPETDPWPPYSEAALSVYVRKPFNFSNPYPFLLVNVGSGVSMLVVNGPEDYYRVSGTSLGGGTFLGLCCLLTGCSSFEEAISLAASGDNTTVDKLVRDIYGGDYARFGLPGDLVASSFGHMCSSDRRAKVSREDLARATLVTITNNIGSIARLCASNEGIERVVFCGNFLRVNPLSMKLLSYAMTYWSRGSLKALFLEHEGYFGAVGCLLHLNGRKGSAHAHANSNAEDR
- the LOC106138606 gene encoding pantothenate kinase 3 isoform X3, which codes for MDNVTIRGRRGTLHFIRFPTSEVGAFLQLARSKGMADLVNTIYATGGGAYKFEEDFIKEVNMRLSKMDELDALIAGVLFVDQMYAQECYYWAPRDEPAPATDSTRRSESDSVRLTPSGWPETDPWPPYSEAALSVYVRKPFNFSNPYPFLLVNVGSGVSMLVVNGPEDYYRVSGTSLGGGTFLGLCCLLTGCSSFEEAISLAASGDNTTVDKLVRDIYGGDYASFGHMCSSDRRAKVSREDLARATLVTITNNIGSIARLCASNEGIERVVFCGNFLRVNPLSMKLLSYAMTYWSRGSLKALFLEHEGYFGAVGCLLHLNGRKGSAHAHANSNAEDR